AAGGGCATTTTATTTCTATTCTGATTTGTATCTTAATATTTAATTTCTACCTTTGCAGTCCTTCAAAAAAGGAAATGATTCCGTAGCTCAGCTGGTAGAGCATTACACTTTTAATGTAGTGGTCCTGGGTTCGAATCCCAGCGGGATCACAAGATTCAAAATCAAAACGTACAAAAGGCTGTTAATCGCATGATTAACGGCCTTTTTACTTTTACGGGGGTACCAAAACTTGCATCAATTCTCATATAAAAAGTGAGCGATTCGGTGAGTCATTTGGAAAATTCACCCTACTCACCGAATAGCACATATTCAACTACTGAACAGGTAGTTACAAACTGAACATCTTGTAAGCGTTAAACTGCAAAGCTATTTTTGTTTCACCCTTAATCATTGAATGATGAAAACGAACTTTAGCCTGCTTTTCTATCTGAAAAAGCAAAAGAACTACATCAGTGGCAACAGCCCTATTTACATGAGAATTACGGTTGACGGTAAACGTTCAGAAATCGCGACCAGCAGGGATTGTAACCCAAACCGTTGGAGTAAGCGTTCCAGCCGACTAATCGGAACTAAAGAAGATGTTAAAATGCTTAATTCCTATCTGGATCAACTGCAAAGTTCCGTTTATCAGGCACATCAGGAGTTGGTAAGTTTCGGTATCGGAATAACTTCCGAAGCCATTAAATACAGATATCTAGGTAAAATGGATGGCTCGCACACCTTACTGGAGGCTGTTAAAGATCATAATGAAAAGATGCAGTCCTTGGTGGGTAAAGGTTACGTACAGGGTACATTGAACCGTTATAAGGTCTTAGAAAAACACTTATCAGCTTTTATGCTTTCAAAATACGAAGTGGTGGACATGGATATTAAAAGAGTAGATCAAGCCTTTCTGAATGACTTTGATTATTATTTAAGATCGAATAAAGACTGTGAGAATAACTATGTGGTTAAGAATGTCAAGAACTTAGGAAAGATCCTGCGCATCGGTTTGGAAAACGGTTGGGTAGAAAAGGATCATTTTCTAGGCTATAAAGGCAAGACCAAGAATGTTGACCGCTATTATCTCAATCAAGAGGAACTCGAACAGATCGCCGGAAAAGAGTTCCTATCTGAAAGATTAAGGCAGGTTCGTGACGTGTTTGTTTTTTGCTGTTTTACCGGACTGGCTTACGTAGATGTGTTTAAATTGAAACAGGAGCATATCCAGAAGGGAAATGACGGGGAACGCTGGATATTCACCAACAGGCAAA
This portion of the Pedobacter lusitanus genome encodes:
- a CDS encoding site-specific integrase; the encoded protein is MMKTNFSLLFYLKKQKNYISGNSPIYMRITVDGKRSEIATSRDCNPNRWSKRSSRLIGTKEDVKMLNSYLDQLQSSVYQAHQELVSFGIGITSEAIKYRYLGKMDGSHTLLEAVKDHNEKMQSLVGKGYVQGTLNRYKVLEKHLSAFMLSKYEVVDMDIKRVDQAFLNDFDYYLRSNKDCENNYVVKNVKNLGKILRIGLENGWVEKDHFLGYKGKTKNVDRYYLNQEELEQIAGKEFLSERLRQVRDVFVFCCFTGLAYVDVFKLKQEHIQKGNDGERWIFTNRQKTKTRSAIPLLPTAVKIMDRYATNKVCVNKGNLLPVPSNQKLNEYLKEIADLCGIDKKLTSHIARHTFATTVTLLNGVPIESVSKMLGHTNIRTTQHYAKILDIKVGADMALLKEKYH